In a single window of the Anaerocolumna cellulosilytica genome:
- a CDS encoding phage tail terminator family protein encodes MLEIQNMLKQKLAELFPGVTIYEEDLPENHQKPSFHLQTTARQISRGLGDRENQDYSFDISYYSNVTGGIKKDCLEVGTVLLQELGLSGGLNLRNKKAETIEDVLHYTFNIRFVLQRQETAGKMQNQQINTVI; translated from the coding sequence ATGCTTGAAATTCAAAACATGTTAAAACAAAAACTGGCAGAGCTTTTTCCGGGGGTAACTATTTATGAAGAAGACTTACCGGAGAATCATCAGAAGCCGTCCTTTCACCTTCAGACAACTGCAAGGCAGATAAGCAGAGGTCTTGGAGACAGGGAAAATCAGGATTATTCCTTTGATATCAGCTATTACAGCAATGTCACGGGAGGAATCAAAAAAGACTGCCTTGAGGTTGGCACAGTACTATTGCAGGAACTTGGACTGTCTGGCGGATTAAACCTTAGAAATAAAAAGGCAGAAACAATAGAAGATGTACTGCATTATACCTTTAATATCCGTTTTGTACTACAAAGACAGGAAACGGCTGGGAAAATGCAAAATCAGCAAATAAACACAGTGATTTAA
- a CDS encoding phage tail sheath subtilisin-like domain-containing protein produces MAGTWNNQNKILPGAYINFLTNAPLTITPGDRGVVLLLQELSAGTAGEIYTITAKENDYPEGVTTTDTFLAGEALKGAKTVKVYNLGKDHESGAVTAALEAVRTEDFNVLVYPYDGEGYEAAKAAIAAWVKAMIDDEGKGMQAVLANYKADSQYIISVSQGVKLADGKVLTPAQTSVWAAGITAGAKVSESNTGRNYTGAIDVVPRMTKTEMEAAVTSGKFILKVDTAQNVTVVYDINSLTTLTEAAGKPFTKNRVIRILNGINNDITEIFEANYVGKMNNTEDGRSALRANLIDYFKTLQGMSAIKNFVPEDVKIAEGKDSDAVVIDCHIQPVDSIEKMYITVSLS; encoded by the coding sequence ATGGCAGGAACATGGAACAATCAAAATAAAATTTTACCAGGTGCATACATAAACTTTTTAACCAACGCTCCCTTAACAATAACACCGGGGGATAGAGGCGTTGTACTATTATTACAGGAATTAAGTGCAGGTACAGCAGGTGAAATTTATACCATTACAGCTAAAGAAAATGATTATCCGGAAGGGGTTACAACCACAGATACCTTCCTTGCGGGAGAAGCTCTAAAGGGAGCAAAAACGGTTAAGGTATATAATCTTGGCAAAGACCATGAGAGCGGCGCAGTTACTGCTGCTTTAGAGGCTGTCAGAACGGAAGATTTTAATGTATTAGTCTATCCCTACGATGGTGAGGGTTATGAAGCAGCAAAAGCAGCCATTGCCGCGTGGGTAAAAGCTATGATTGATGACGAGGGAAAGGGAATGCAGGCGGTTTTAGCTAATTACAAGGCGGATTCCCAGTACATCATTAGCGTATCCCAGGGCGTAAAACTGGCAGACGGTAAAGTACTGACTCCGGCACAGACCTCTGTTTGGGCAGCAGGTATCACGGCAGGTGCAAAGGTAAGTGAATCCAATACCGGAAGAAATTATACCGGTGCGATTGATGTTGTACCTCGCATGACAAAAACGGAAATGGAAGCAGCCGTAACAAGCGGTAAATTTATCTTAAAAGTGGATACGGCACAAAACGTTACCGTTGTATATGATATTAATTCCTTAACAACATTAACGGAAGCGGCAGGGAAACCATTTACCAAAAACCGTGTGATTCGAATCTTGAATGGTATTAATAATGACATTACAGAAATCTTTGAGGCAAATTACGTTGGTAAGATGAATAATACCGAGGATGGAAGGTCTGCTCTTCGTGCAAATCTTATTGACTATTTTAAAACTTTGCAGGGAATGTCAGCAATTAAAAATTTTGTACCGGAGGATGTAAAAATAGCAGAAGGAAAAGATTCCGATGCGGTAGTGATTGATTGTCATATCCAACCGGTAGACAGCATTGAAAAAATGTATATTACAGTAAGCTTATCATAA
- a CDS encoding phage tail tube protein encodes MIDNYVRLADTLSAKEGTAFIVIHGENRVLFEVSSLKAQIDLTVQARRMLGHRMTQHKVVGAEGTGSMTMYFMNSEMLKAAREYLDGGKFSQITIRAYNEDPQSTVGKQEVKLNNVILKTIPVINLDDQSDDPITVDTDFTFDSMEEMSTFHLPEHVPTEK; translated from the coding sequence ATGATAGATAATTATGTAAGGTTAGCGGATACTTTATCTGCAAAAGAGGGCACAGCCTTTATTGTAATCCATGGAGAAAACAGGGTGTTGTTTGAGGTATCCAGCTTAAAAGCACAAATTGATTTAACGGTACAAGCCCGCAGAATGTTAGGACACCGTATGACACAGCATAAAGTTGTTGGGGCAGAGGGAACCGGAAGCATGACTATGTATTTTATGAATTCTGAAATGTTAAAGGCAGCCAGAGAGTATCTGGATGGCGGCAAATTCAGTCAGATAACCATTCGTGCGTATAATGAAGACCCACAATCTACGGTTGGAAAGCAGGAGGTTAAATTAAACAATGTCATATTAAAGACGATTCCTGTTATCAATTTAGATGACCAGTCTGATGATCCGATTACCGTAGATACGGACTTTACCTTTGACAGTATGGAAGAAATGAGTACGTTCCATCTGCCTGAACATGTTCCCACAGAAAAGTAG
- a CDS encoding phage tail assembly chaperone: MSSLKAFLNPVQVENKEVVVSSRFMEDGKVIPFTIRPITQKENEQLIKRYTKKDKKGNETFNRTEYVQALTASAVVFPNLHDAKLQEKYGLGETETLKNMLLVGEYATLAQEVQSLSGLDTNINEDIEEAKNE; the protein is encoded by the coding sequence ATGAGTTCATTAAAAGCGTTTTTAAATCCTGTACAGGTTGAAAATAAAGAGGTTGTAGTATCCAGTCGTTTTATGGAGGATGGAAAAGTCATTCCTTTTACAATCCGCCCGATTACGCAAAAAGAAAATGAGCAGTTGATTAAACGCTATACCAAAAAAGATAAAAAAGGCAATGAAACCTTTAACCGAACAGAGTATGTTCAGGCACTTACTGCAAGTGCAGTGGTATTCCCCAATTTACACGATGCAAAGCTTCAGGAAAAATATGGTCTTGGTGAAACAGAAACCTTGAAAAATATGCTGCTGGTGGGAGAGTATGCTACGCTAGCCCAAGAGGTCCAGTCCTTAAGTGGTCTTGACACTAATATCAATGAGGATATTGAAGAAGCAAAAAACGAATAA
- a CDS encoding tape measure protein, with translation MANINAMIVTINMYNSSLDKMMLKTEKVINKLAESGQKIGMAAEKILKAGSAIDKASTKMIKASQASEMFVAKMLELNKAAEAAAGGINEVEKKLDETSSSAKAADDKLAKFNNKVNDTEKKTKKAKVNLDGMFKSLKKVISIENGMKIYDDYTKVSTKLNQVNDGNQKPGELQDKVFAAAGRSRSSFADMSDFITKLENGTDVFGSNDETIAFTELVQRSFVASGTTSKDSKTSIDSLIEKMSTGGMKGDDLNKLSQTAPLIMQAVSQYTGVSGADLKKLADEGQITADVMKNAIFSMSGDINTAFAEAPMTFSDIFTRIKDGGLQAFTSIIEKVQEFISNPQFQQFVNALIVGFDILANVIGTVIDGVINGWSIIGPILATIGATYLVSIITGLWATIPPLIGQALAWISASLPILLIIGLIVAVISIVDALGISWESVFKFMGGVIGEFIANVQNVFIYIWNFIAEFINFFGNAFRNTIIEVKMLFNDLAISALGAIENLLQSIQDLINKIPGVTIDITSGISNFKDKFIRNNADLEASLGEKEYAKVLDLVDTEEAKKKGENTALGLYNGMESGINSLADMLGGNGENNSDPFHEYTKYTPPSMDGKENPLDPSGTGLAIPIEGTGNPIAIEGGGGIPIPVKGSGTGGTVEVEMPDEDLDYLREIAERDYIANIASNSLAPNISVQFGDVHETADADKVAGRIKQILQEEIAMVSEGVY, from the coding sequence ATGGCAAATATAAACGCAATGATAGTTACCATTAATATGTATAATAGTTCCTTAGACAAAATGATGCTTAAAACTGAAAAAGTTATTAATAAACTTGCTGAATCCGGACAAAAAATCGGAATGGCTGCGGAGAAAATATTAAAAGCTGGTTCAGCCATTGACAAAGCTTCTACCAAAATGATTAAGGCAAGTCAGGCATCAGAAATGTTTGTGGCAAAAATGCTTGAATTGAATAAAGCAGCAGAAGCTGCTGCCGGTGGTATTAATGAAGTAGAAAAGAAGCTAGATGAAACTAGTAGTTCTGCTAAAGCAGCTGATGATAAACTAGCTAAATTTAATAATAAAGTAAATGATACTGAAAAGAAAACAAAAAAAGCAAAAGTCAATTTAGATGGTATGTTTAAATCATTAAAGAAAGTGATAAGCATCGAAAATGGAATGAAGATATACGATGATTATACAAAGGTTAGTACAAAACTTAATCAAGTAAATGATGGAAACCAAAAACCGGGTGAATTACAGGATAAAGTATTTGCAGCAGCAGGACGTTCTAGAAGCTCTTTTGCTGATATGTCTGATTTTATTACGAAGTTAGAAAATGGAACAGATGTATTTGGATCAAATGACGAAACAATAGCATTTACAGAATTAGTACAAAGGTCATTTGTAGCAAGTGGTACAACATCAAAAGACAGCAAAACTTCTATTGATAGTTTGATAGAAAAGATGTCTACAGGGGGTATGAAAGGGGATGATTTGAATAAATTGTCTCAGACAGCTCCATTAATAATGCAGGCGGTTTCACAGTATACCGGAGTATCTGGAGCAGATTTAAAAAAACTAGCTGATGAGGGTCAAATTACCGCTGACGTAATGAAAAATGCTATTTTTTCTATGAGTGGTGATATTAACACTGCATTTGCAGAAGCACCAATGACTTTTTCAGACATATTTACAAGAATAAAGGATGGAGGGTTACAAGCATTTACAAGCATTATTGAAAAAGTCCAAGAGTTTATCAGCAATCCTCAATTTCAACAGTTTGTAAATGCATTAATTGTTGGTTTTGATATTCTTGCAAACGTGATAGGGACAGTAATTGATGGAGTTATCAATGGATGGAGCATAATAGGACCTATTCTTGCAACAATTGGTGCAACGTACCTTGTTAGTATAATTACGGGTTTGTGGGCAACAATTCCGCCATTAATCGGCCAGGCGTTAGCATGGATTAGTGCTTCTCTGCCTATTCTGCTTATTATTGGTTTAATTGTGGCTGTTATTAGTATTGTAGATGCCTTAGGAATATCCTGGGAATCTGTATTTAAGTTTATGGGTGGTGTGATAGGAGAATTTATAGCAAATGTTCAAAATGTTTTCATTTATATTTGGAATTTTATAGCGGAATTTATCAATTTTTTTGGCAATGCCTTTCGCAACACAATTATTGAAGTGAAAATGTTATTTAATGACTTGGCAATATCAGCATTAGGAGCAATAGAAAATTTGCTTCAAAGTATACAAGATTTGATTAATAAAATTCCTGGAGTGACAATTGATATTACGAGTGGGATAAGTAATTTCAAAGATAAATTTATAAGAAATAATGCAGATTTGGAAGCCAGTCTAGGAGAAAAAGAATATGCAAAAGTTCTGGATTTGGTGGATACAGAAGAGGCAAAGAAAAAGGGTGAAAATACTGCATTGGGATTATACAACGGCATGGAGAGTGGAATTAACTCTTTAGCGGACATGTTAGGTGGAAATGGAGAAAATAATAGCGACCCTTTCCATGAGTATACGAAATATACACCACCTTCAATGGATGGTAAAGAAAATCCTTTAGACCCATCAGGCACTGGATTGGCAATACCGATAGAAGGAACAGGGAACCCGATAGCAATCGAGGGTGGTGGAGGCATCCCTATTCCGGTAAAAGGCAGCGGTACAGGCGGAACTGTTGAAGTTGAGATGCCGGACGAAGACCTTGACTACCTGCGGGAAATAGCAGAAAGAGATTATATAGCCAACATTGCCAGTAATTCACTTGCTCCAAACATCAGTGTTCAATTCGGTGATGTCCATGAGACGGCAGATGCAGATAAAGTAGCAGGTAGAATAAAGCAGATTCTTCAAGAAGAAATCGCTATGGTAAGTGAGGGGGTATATTAA
- a CDS encoding LysM peptidoglycan-binding domain-containing protein gives MYAVFFDYNNTTYRLPVNPEEIKITSSQSVEKYTVLGLGQIVIPSGMELKEYSFECEIPKEDYSYVEIVKDYTTAKVYKEEAENFNPAEKYLKEFQKWRQELAPIRFIAGRGASKEEMYEDSINTLVLIQDITITEKAGEEGDKYVSFQLIEYQEFNKRAAKEIEPGTGEKKAKKEDAKNPKSKGTYVVQSGDSLWAIAKKQYGDGTKYTKIYNANKDKIKNPSLIYPGQKLVIP, from the coding sequence ATGTACGCAGTATTTTTTGATTACAATAACACCACATACCGTCTTCCTGTCAATCCCGAGGAAATTAAGATAACCAGCTCCCAGTCAGTAGAAAAGTATACAGTACTGGGATTGGGGCAGATTGTAATACCTTCCGGTATGGAGCTTAAGGAATATAGTTTTGAATGTGAAATTCCAAAGGAAGATTACAGTTATGTAGAAATTGTGAAAGATTATACCACTGCTAAAGTCTACAAGGAAGAAGCAGAAAATTTCAATCCCGCGGAAAAATATCTTAAGGAATTCCAGAAATGGAGACAGGAATTGGCTCCGATACGTTTTATTGCAGGGCGGGGAGCAAGCAAAGAAGAAATGTATGAAGATAGTATTAACACACTGGTCTTAATTCAGGATATAACCATAACAGAAAAAGCCGGCGAAGAAGGAGACAAGTACGTTTCCTTTCAGTTAATTGAATATCAGGAATTTAACAAAAGGGCTGCCAAGGAGATAGAACCGGGAACCGGAGAGAAAAAAGCAAAGAAAGAAGATGCAAAAAACCCAAAGAGCAAAGGAACCTATGTAGTTCAATCAGGTGACAGCTTATGGGCCATCGCAAAAAAGCAATATGGGGATGGTACAAAGTATACAAAGATATACAATGCGAATAAGGATAAAATAAAAAATCCTTCTCTTATCTATCCCGGTCAGAAGTTGGTGATTCCATGA
- a CDS encoding XkdQ/YqbQ family protein — protein MIEFLVSTGGKIYEINDLITKVTYQDTFNNGCSKLEFTYISKNLTIQNGSVIRFKYDNTNIFYGYVFKISRGKGTEINVTAYDQLRYCKAKDTLVLKGDTVTTITNKMCNYFKLNKGTIVDTRYVLETSVQEDKTWLDIIYGSISDTLMNQKKWYLLRDEFGSIALRETSDLKLDMILGDESYCYDYQYDKSIDNDFYNFIKLAAIDKEAKTLEVTVAQDETSVKNFGVLQYYKSIDKKYSTAQAKSMADNLLSLYNKEAETISLDCLGDTRIRAGSSFHGQIEDIKLNRRLVVKSVTHKFLPIHTMSLEVMT, from the coding sequence ATGATAGAATTTTTAGTATCAACAGGTGGGAAGATTTATGAAATTAATGATTTGATAACAAAGGTTACCTATCAGGATACCTTTAATAATGGCTGTAGTAAGCTGGAATTCACCTATATTAGTAAGAATCTAACGATACAAAATGGAAGTGTAATTCGTTTTAAATATGATAATACGAATATTTTTTATGGGTATGTATTTAAAATCAGTAGGGGCAAAGGAACAGAAATAAATGTAACGGCCTATGACCAGCTTAGATATTGTAAAGCAAAGGATACACTGGTATTAAAAGGGGATACGGTCACTACCATAACAAATAAAATGTGTAACTACTTTAAACTGAACAAAGGTACCATCGTAGATACAAGGTATGTATTAGAAACCAGTGTGCAAGAGGATAAGACCTGGCTTGATATTATATACGGTTCTATCAGCGATACCTTGATGAACCAAAAGAAATGGTATCTCCTCCGAGATGAATTCGGGAGTATCGCCCTTCGGGAAACCAGTGATTTAAAGCTTGACATGATATTAGGTGATGAGAGTTATTGCTATGATTATCAATATGATAAATCCATTGATAATGACTTTTACAACTTTATTAAGCTGGCTGCCATTGATAAAGAGGCAAAGACCTTGGAAGTTACGGTAGCTCAGGATGAGACATCTGTGAAGAACTTTGGTGTATTGCAATATTATAAAAGTATAGATAAGAAATATAGTACTGCACAAGCTAAATCAATGGCGGATAACTTATTAAGCCTATATAACAAGGAAGCGGAAACCATTAGCCTTGACTGTCTGGGAGATACCAGAATCCGGGCAGGCAGCAGTTTCCACGGACAGATTGAAGACATTAAGCTTAACAGACGGCTGGTTGTAAAAAGTGTAACTCATAAATTTCTTCCAATTCACACCATGAGTCTGGAGGTAATGACATGA
- a CDS encoding DNA helicase — MIQEIKRIVENYLSNAKLCSIIPGTVTKDGIRISEKLVIPEELVFGNMKKNLIIGDSVRLLRNHGGQQYFILEVIE; from the coding sequence ATGATACAGGAAATCAAGCGAATTGTAGAAAATTATTTAAGCAATGCCAAGTTGTGCAGCATTATCCCCGGTACAGTGACAAAGGATGGAATCCGTATTAGTGAGAAGCTTGTGATACCGGAAGAGTTGGTTTTTGGTAATATGAAAAAGAACCTCATAATAGGGGATTCGGTAAGATTATTGCGCAATCATGGCGGTCAGCAATATTTTATTTTGGAGGTGATAGAATGA
- a CDS encoding DUF2634 domain-containing protein: MIPVSSIPETLVISEGIKTNRTYQLFPNKIQGYVDNAEALKQAIYKMLFTEKYQYPIYSFDYGITFEDLIGKDTAYVTIELKRRIMECLLEDERVLSVENFRFELNGDEIRCTFEVKSIYGNFTIEKEVDG, encoded by the coding sequence ATGATACCGGTTAGCAGTATACCTGAGACCTTAGTCATATCAGAAGGGATAAAGACAAATAGAACCTATCAGTTGTTTCCGAATAAAATACAGGGCTATGTGGACAATGCAGAAGCACTAAAGCAGGCCATCTATAAGATGTTATTTACTGAAAAATATCAATACCCAATCTACAGTTTCGATTATGGTATTACTTTTGAGGACTTAATAGGAAAGGACACAGCCTATGTAACCATAGAATTAAAACGCAGAATTATGGAGTGTCTGTTAGAAGATGAGAGGGTGCTTAGTGTTGAGAATTTTCGTTTTGAATTAAACGGTGATGAGATACGGTGTACCTTTGAGGTAAAAAGTATTTATGGTAATTTTACCATTGAAAAGGAGGTGGACGGTTAA
- a CDS encoding baseplate J/gp47 family protein, which produces MFEAMTYEAILADMLKRVTTDVDKREGSILYDALAPCAYELAQTYFNLSSFLDLVSGDTAVGEYLDRVVADYGISRKQATKAVRKVVTTDDISLGTRWGLEGSVYQITAQLGENIYQAECEQTGELGNRYSGSLLSLDNIKGVTATLGDIITAGEEVETDNNLRARFYAQVQSPSTSGNADNYKKWALEVPGVGDAKVYPLWNGNGTVKVMVVDSNMSIDTGLEKPVADYIETVRPIGATVTVTSPGSKEISISAKITLDGTKLLQEVIESFYSTFADYLKNTIFSSYVVSYAKVGSLLLATEGISDYTDLFLNGDTSNVPIAETEMPMVGNLELVEVVSE; this is translated from the coding sequence ATGTTTGAGGCAATGACGTATGAAGCTATATTAGCAGACATGCTAAAACGGGTTACAACGGATGTAGATAAAAGGGAAGGAAGTATTCTATACGATGCACTTGCCCCTTGTGCCTACGAGTTGGCACAGACCTATTTTAATTTAAGCAGCTTTCTGGATTTGGTATCTGGGGATACTGCGGTTGGTGAATACTTAGACCGTGTAGTTGCTGACTATGGGATAAGCAGAAAGCAAGCAACAAAGGCAGTTCGTAAAGTAGTTACAACCGATGACATAAGCCTGGGAACCAGATGGGGGCTGGAGGGAAGTGTTTATCAGATAACAGCTCAGTTGGGAGAAAATATCTATCAGGCAGAGTGTGAGCAGACCGGAGAGCTTGGAAACCGTTACAGTGGGAGCTTACTAAGTCTTGATAATATAAAAGGTGTTACTGCCACCTTGGGAGATATCATTACTGCCGGAGAGGAAGTTGAAACAGACAATAACCTTAGAGCAAGATTTTACGCACAAGTCCAGTCTCCCAGTACCAGCGGTAACGCAGATAACTATAAAAAATGGGCGTTGGAAGTTCCAGGGGTAGGGGATGCCAAGGTATATCCGCTATGGAATGGAAATGGAACGGTAAAAGTCATGGTGGTGGACAGTAACATGTCTATTGATACAGGACTTGAAAAACCGGTAGCTGACTATATAGAAACCGTCAGGCCCATAGGAGCAACCGTTACAGTAACCAGCCCTGGGAGTAAAGAGATTTCAATTTCTGCTAAGATAACCCTTGATGGAACTAAATTATTACAGGAAGTCATAGAAAGCTTTTACAGTACATTTGCAGACTATCTTAAGAATACTATCTTTTCATCTTACGTAGTAAGTTATGCCAAAGTGGGTAGTCTTTTGTTGGCTACGGAAGGAATTTCTGATTATACAGATCTATTCCTAAATGGCGACACAAGTAATGTCCCAATTGCAGAAACTGAAATGCCTATGGTTGGCAACCTTGAACTTGTGGAGGTGGTCTCTGAATGA
- a CDS encoding putative phage tail protein translates to MNLMQHLPDYYVNNQTMETLQGLLSVHINKLAEDFNNTLNQCFVNTATELLSRYEKIYGLTVDVTKNHEFRRERIRAKIRGTGTVTKQMIAQVARSYSNGEVEVIENNEESSFLVRFVGTKGIPANITDLRLTIEEIKPAHLRFEFEYTYNTWKDVGRMTWGEATELTWGEIRER, encoded by the coding sequence ATGAATCTGATGCAGCATTTACCAGATTATTATGTAAACAATCAAACTATGGAGACTTTACAAGGATTGTTAAGTGTTCATATCAATAAACTTGCAGAAGACTTTAACAACACCTTAAATCAGTGTTTTGTCAATACCGCTACAGAACTTTTAAGTCGTTACGAGAAAATCTATGGACTAACGGTTGACGTAACAAAAAACCATGAATTCCGAAGAGAGCGAATCAGAGCCAAAATCAGAGGTACCGGTACCGTGACAAAGCAGATGATTGCGCAGGTTGCCAGATCTTACTCCAACGGTGAGGTCGAAGTGATTGAAAATAACGAAGAAAGCAGTTTTCTAGTTAGATTTGTGGGAACAAAGGGGATTCCTGCAAATATAACTGACTTAAGACTTACCATAGAAGAAATCAAACCCGCACACTTGCGATTCGAGTTTGAGTATACCTATAACACCTGGAAGGATGTAGGGCGTATGACTTGGGGTGAGGCGACCGAACTTACTTGGGGAGAGATTAGAGAGAGGTGA
- a CDS encoding glycine-rich domain-containing protein codes for MAKGMYFGVNGQARRVKKIYYGVNGVPRKVKEIYYGVNGVPRLAWKGTVPGGLIVFTSSQMWTVPEGVYKVDIFCVGGGGCGGISNLKRRGAGGGGGGYTATVLGAATTPGASVPVIVGAGGTFADSGNGYGGVSSLGAICSVAGGYPGSIHTNYLYSQTSAGGSGGSGGGNGAFQTNSGAHSSFNGGEDGSNTYALFKYQGTIDDTTLDTYYDAKYMRGQKTTTRAFSEAGNTLYSGGGAGGGSWYSSDNSQLPSKPGGGGGGLGAAYSTAGALTTLGSSGTSNTGGGGGGMAYGQSSTTASGGSGLVIVRWAEQ; via the coding sequence ATGGCAAAAGGAATGTACTTCGGAGTTAACGGACAGGCAAGGCGTGTTAAAAAGATTTATTATGGGGTTAATGGTGTACCAAGGAAAGTGAAAGAAATTTACTATGGTGTTAACGGTGTACCAAGGTTGGCTTGGAAAGGAACAGTTCCGGGAGGGTTAATAGTCTTTACATCCTCTCAAATGTGGACGGTACCGGAAGGTGTATATAAAGTAGATATTTTTTGTGTTGGAGGAGGAGGTTGTGGAGGCATAAGTAATCTAAAAAGACGAGGAGCTGGAGGAGGGGGTGGAGGTTATACTGCAACAGTATTAGGAGCTGCTACAACGCCCGGAGCCTCCGTACCAGTAATTGTAGGTGCTGGTGGTACATTCGCTGACTCGGGTAATGGGTACGGCGGAGTATCTTCGCTAGGAGCCATTTGTTCTGTAGCTGGGGGATATCCAGGTTCCATCCATACTAATTATTTATATAGTCAAACATCAGCAGGTGGGTCAGGTGGATCAGGTGGTGGTAATGGAGCATTTCAAACTAATTCTGGAGCACATAGTTCTTTTAACGGAGGAGAAGATGGTAGCAATACCTACGCATTATTTAAGTATCAGGGTACTATAGATGATACCACACTAGATACATATTATGATGCCAAGTATATGCGCGGTCAAAAAACAACAACTAGAGCTTTCAGCGAAGCAGGTAATACACTTTATTCTGGAGGAGGTGCAGGAGGAGGCAGTTGGTATAGTAGTGATAATAGTCAACTTCCAAGTAAGCCAGGAGGAGGAGGAGGAGGATTAGGTGCCGCATATTCCACTGCAGGTGCATTAACAACCCTAGGTAGCTCTGGCACGTCAAATACTGGCGGTGGAGGCGGTGGAATGGCATATGGGCAATCCTCAACAACAGCCAGCGGAGGTTCTGGATTAGTAATCGTACGATGGGCAGAGCAATAA
- a CDS encoding phage holin family protein has translation MNVTFLNEYINLVVLGICLCLGYVIKNSLDFISNKYIPLIMLVIGTLINILVNISNFSATVVLGGMISGLASTGMYEALRSFIKGKEKEE, from the coding sequence ATGAACGTGACATTCTTAAACGAGTATATTAACCTAGTGGTTTTAGGAATTTGTCTATGCCTAGGTTATGTAATTAAAAACAGCTTGGACTTTATTAGCAATAAATATATACCCTTAATTATGCTGGTAATTGGCACATTAATAAATATATTGGTGAATATTTCCAATTTTAGTGCTACAGTAGTATTAGGCGGAATGATAAGTGGGTTAGCCAGTACAGGAATGTATGAAGCATTAAGAAGTTTTATCAAAGGGAAAGAAAAGGAGGAGTGA
- a CDS encoding N-acetylmuramoyl-L-alanine amidase — protein MLIAVDSGHGMETAGKRTPPIPEDWFGKKAGDSIREKEFNKPTADYLIEALKRNGFETINVSPGTADVPLVDRYTTANNAGADAFISKHYNASIGVWSTANGIETIISQYAGSGTRNLATLVQAELVKAHGRTSRGVKTDVEQSGFNIAVLRNTTMPAILTESGFMDNLAEARTMLDSIFQKADAEATCKGICTYFGVPYSDGTTIPSGLISKTSAPDDIKWLQTKLNAVLAGESFHPLAVDGIYGNKTRLSVLIYWEKLGWNTDAADSGWNVASGTKNALAAGRI, from the coding sequence ATGTTAATTGCAGTAGACAGCGGTCATGGTATGGAGACCGCAGGAAAACGCACCCCCCCTATCCCGGAAGACTGGTTTGGCAAGAAGGCGGGGGATTCAATCCGGGAAAAGGAATTCAACAAACCGACAGCAGACTATCTGATAGAGGCATTAAAAAGAAATGGTTTTGAGACCATCAATGTAAGTCCCGGCACAGCCGATGTGCCTTTGGTAGACCGCTACACCACCGCTAATAACGCCGGCGCAGATGCTTTTATCTCAAAGCATTACAATGCCAGTATTGGAGTATGGTCAACTGCCAATGGTATTGAGACAATTATATCTCAATATGCAGGCAGCGGAACCAGGAATCTGGCTACCTTAGTTCAGGCGGAGCTTGTGAAGGCTCATGGAAGAACAAGCCGGGGAGTTAAAACAGATGTAGAGCAGTCGGGTTTTAATATAGCGGTATTAAGAAATACTACCATGCCTGCAATACTAACAGAATCGGGCTTTATGGACAATCTGGCTGAGGCCAGAACTATGCTTGATTCCATCTTTCAAAAGGCAGATGCAGAGGCGACCTGTAAAGGAATATGCACTTATTTTGGGGTTCCCTATTCAGATGGAACCACGATTCCAAGTGGTCTCATATCAAAGACCTCGGCACCTGATGATATCAAATGGCTTCAAACAAAGTTAAATGCAGTATTAGCCGGTGAAAGCTTTCATCCACTTGCAGTAGATGGTATTTATGGCAATAAAACCAGACTGTCCGTTTTAATTTATTGGGAGAAGTTAGGCTGGAATACGGATGCTGCTGATTCTGGCTGGAATGTTGCCAGCGGCACAAAAAATGCACTGGCAGCAGGAAGAATTTAG